The Geothrix sp. DNA segment CGGTGTGCCCCATGGACACCACGCCATGGGCCCGCCCCTCGCGGACCAGTTGGGCGGCCACGCGGATGGAGCTGTCCTTCTTTTCCTTCAGGATGCAGGTGGCCTTGTCTTCCATGACCACGGTATGGAAGGCATGCACCAGCTCGACCCGGGTCATGAGCGCCGGCGTGAAGCCGTACCTGCCCAGCTCCGGGCGGATGACGCCCTCGTTGCCCACCAGGAGCAGCTGGAGCCCAGGCCAGGCCTCAAGGGCCTCCCGGGCGCCCTGCAAGGTGGCATGGGGGGCGTTGTCGCCCCCCATGACATCCAGCGCGATTCGATGGCCGTCCACCGGCCGACTCTTAAGCCGTTTCTGCGACGCGGACAGCCAGCTTGCCGCGGTAGAAGCCGCAGCTGGGGCACACGCGGTGCGGCAGCTTGGGGGTCTGGCAGTTCGGGCAGGTGCTGGCGCTCATGACTTCCAGCGCGTCATGGGTGCGCCGGCGGTCGCGGCGGGCCTTGGAATGGCGGCGCTTGGGATTCGGCATGGCTTGCTCCTAGGAGTAGAACGATAGAACGCAATGTTCCAGGTTAAAGGGTTCAGGATTCCGGGTCCAGCTTGATTCCCGCCAGAGCCTTGGTCAGGGCCCGGTTGAGGGCAGATGGGGCCTGGTCGGCTTCAGGCCGGCAGTGGCAGGGGCCCTTGTTCCAGTTCTTGCCGCAGCTGGGGCAGAGGCCCTTGCAGTCCTCGACGCAGAGCGGGTGCATGGGAGCCTGGAGCTCGAACTGCTCGCGCACCAGCTCCGCCTCGTCGAGGTTGTCCTCGGGGAGGAAGACCACGTCCAGATCCTGGGAGCCCAGCTGGTGCGATCCGCGGCCCACCAGATCCGCGTCCTTACTGCCCAGGAACTGGCTCTCGACCACCAGGGGCCGGTCCAGGGGCGCGAGGCAGCGGCTGCAGGTGCCCTGCCACAGGGCCTGGCCCTTCACCTCGAGGAAGACGTCGCCATCGGAGGCCAGCGCGAAGACCGCCCAGGACAGGTCGCGCAGGGACGCATCCCCTTCCAGCGCCAGCTGGGCCGTGGTGCCGTTCAGGCGCAGCCCTTCCGGGGGCAGGTGGTAGAGGTCGATCACTTCTTCGCTCCGGCATCACCTGCGGGGAGGTCCGCCTTGGGAGCGCCTCCGGCCGAGGGGCCGTTGCCCATGACCTGGCCCTGTCCCGGCGTCCGGGTGATGGGGCCGTAGTCGTCCTGGTTGTCGGGATCACCAAGGCACTTCAGCTCGTAGGTGGCGCGGGAGGACTTGCCCTCGTAGGGCTGCTTGAAGGGGTCCTGGGAGGACATGCTCATCTTGATGAGGCTTTCCTTCACCAGGACGGAATTGCCATCCACCATGGCGTCCCAGCTGCCGAAATCCGGGTAGGTCCCATGCTTGAGCCAGTACTGGTCCAGGCCCTCGGCCACGATCTTGAGTTCGTCCTGGGCCTTGAGGTAGCGGGCCTGGGCCCCCTGCTTCCGGTACTGGGAGAATCCCAGGGTGCCCAGCACGGCGATGATCATCATCGCCACCAGCAGTTCCAGGAGGGAGAACCCGCGGGTCGCTCGGCGTGCCTGGGAGGTGGCCTGGTTCGAATGGGGGGTCATGGGCGGGGTCCGGGGTGAGGGGGCGGATGGGTCGCATCCGAGCGTTCCAGTGTGCCAGAAAGGGCCGGAAAAGCAAGCATTCATGGGCATCATGCCTCCTTGGGGCCTTCGGTTCCGCCCCCTTCGTCCACCACCGGAGCGGGGAAGTCGGCGGGCCAGGGGAATTCCATGGGAAGGGCCTCCAGGCCGCCAAGTTCGGCCAGCCAGTACCGGTAGGCCCGGAAGCTCATGCCGAGGCGTTTGCCGGCCTTGGTCTTCACGCCCCCGACCTCGTCCAGGGCCCGCCGGAGGAAGTGCCCCTTCAGGGCCTGGATCCAGGCTTCGAGGTCGAAGCCCTCGGGGGGGATGACCAGGGGCGCGAGGCGGCTCAGGCCCTGGGCGGGCCCGGCCAGGCCGAGTCCGTCCGGCAGCAGGTCCTTGGTGATGGGGCCGCCGGGGTTGAGCGCCACGCAGCGCTCCATGAGGTTCTCGAGCTCGCGGACATTGCCGGGGAACCGGTGGCAGAGGAGCTGCGACATGGTCTCCGGGTGCAGCTGCATGGGCGCCTTGCCCAGCTTCTGGCAGGAGCGCCGGATGAAGTGCTCCGCCAGCACCGGCAGGTCCTCGGGCCGCTCCCGCAGCGGGGGCAGCTCGATCTGGAGGATGTTCAAGCGGTAGTACAGGTCCTCCCGGAAGGCGCCGGTTTCGGCTCGCGTCCTGAGGTCCCGGTTGGTGGCGGCGATGACCCGCACGTCCACGGCCCGCTCTTCCGTGGCCCCCAGCCGGCGGAAGCGGCGCTCCTGGAGCACCCGCAGCAGCTTCACCTGGAGGGAGGAGGGCATCTCCCCGATCTCGTCGAGGAAGAGGATGCCGCCGCCCGCCTCCTCGAAGAGGCCCCGCTTCATGGCCCCGGCACCGGTGAAGGCGCCCTTCTCGAAGCCGAACAGCTCGCTCTCCAGCAGCGCCTCGGGCAGGGCCCCGCAGTTCACGGCCACGAAGGGTCCCTTCGCGCGATCGGAGTACCGGTGAATGAGCCGGGCCACCACCTCCTTGCCCGTGCCGCTCTCGCCCGTCAGGAGCACCGTGGTGTCGGCCCTGGAGACCTTGCCGATGAGGGCGTTGATCTTCCGCATGATGGGCCCCACCCCCACCAGCTCGCCCAGGTCCGAGGGCGGGGCGGCCTGGGGCTCGGCGGCGGCGAGCAGGCCCTTGAGGGAGGCGATCAGCTCTTCGTGCTTGAAGGGCTTCGTGATGAAATCCACGGCCCCCTGGTTCAGGGCCTGCACGGTGGTTTCGGTGGTGGCGTAGGCGGTCATGATGACCACCGGCGTCTCCAGCCCCTGCTCCTTCATCCAGGTCAGCAGTTCGATGCCCGACCCGTCCTTGAGCTTCAGGTCGGAGAGCACGCCGTCGAAGGTGGTCTCCCGGAGGGCCCGCTGCCCCTCCTCGATGCCAGCGGCGGCCTCGCACTTGAAGCCGGCCCCCTCCAGCGCCAGGGTCAGCACCTCCCGGAGGCCGGGTTCGTCCTCCACCAGCAGGATCCGTTGGGTCGAGGCTAGGGACATGGCAACCTGTGAGTGTGACGCGTTAGGTCAGTCATCCTATCCTGAATCCGGCCCTGCACCCTTTCTGGAGTCCCGTGAAGCATGTCGTGTTCGCCCACCGGAAGCTGTCCTTCGGGGGCGGTGAGCGGGTGCTCCTGGAGCAGGTGGCCGCCCTGGCGCCCCTGCCCATCAAGGTTTCCGTGCTCTTCCGCAAGGAACCGGGAAGGCGCGACATCGAGCCTGAGCTGCGGGAACGGAACCCCAACGTGGTCGAGGTGATCCACCTCCCGGGCGCCCTGGGCGCCTTCCGCTGGCTGTGGCGGACCCGGCCCGACCTGCTGGTCGTCTGCAACCACAAGGGCGTGCAGCGCGCCCTGCCCTGGCTGGCCCGCCTCGGGCTTCGGATCCCCACGGTGCTCACCCTGCACGAGCACTACGAGCGCCACCTCCGCAAGTACCGGGGCATCCGGAACCTGGTGGACCGCTGGATCTGCACCTACGACTTCACCGCTGCCGTGCGGGAGCACCTCAGCGCAGCCCCCTGCAGCGTCATCCACCCGCTCTATCCACGGCCCGAGGTCGAGGCGGCGACGCCCGAGGACCGCCAAGCCGCACGGCGCCAACTGGGCCTGCCGGGCACTGGAATCGTCGTGGGCTACGTCGGGCAGATCGATGGCCGCAAGGATCCCGCCGGCGTCGTCACCTTCGCCGAGGCACTCGGGGACGTCCACCTGCTCTTCGCCGGACGAGAAGAAGCCGACACCGCAGTGTCCCTCGACAAGCGCCTGTCCACTTCCCCCCTCCGCGACCGCACCTCCCGGCTGGGCCCCCAGGCGGATCTTCGCCCTGCCTTCACAGCCCTGGACCTCTATGTCATGACCAGCCGCAACGAGGGCTTCTTCCCCATCGCCCTCATCGAGGCCCTGGAGCGCGGCGTGCCGGTGCTGGCGCCCACGGTGGGCGGCATCGGAAGCCAGCTGAAGGATGGCGACGGGGGCTTCCTCATCAAGAAAACGGATGACCGCCGCTCCGTCCCCACTCCCCTTCTGGAAGCCGCGGCCACCCGCCTCGCCCCGCTCATGGCCTACGCTCCCGGTTGGGAGGCCCAGCGGGCGAAGGCCCACGCCTTCGGCACCGCGCTGACCCGGGATTACGACGCCACGGCGAAGTTCCGCGAGGCGGTGGCCGAGTGGCTGTGATCCCCGACCACGCCACCTGGGTGCGCTTTCCGCGTTTTGTCGGAGACGCCGCCATGCAGCTGCCGGTGCTGCGCCTCCTCCGGGAGATCGGCGCCGGTCCCATCGTCGTCTGGGGACCGAAGGCCACCGTCGGCCTGGTGGCCGACACCTGGTTCTGCGATGCGACAGTGCCGGACGAGGGCAAGCCCGGCCCCCTGGCCATGGCCGGCACCCTTCGCCGGCACCGGGCCGCCCGCAGCATCCACTTCCCGAAGTCCCTGCGCCCGGCCCTGGCGGCTTGGCTGGCCCGCGTGCCCGAGCGCATCGGCGTGGATGAGAGCCTGGCGGGCCTCTTCAACACCCACAGTGGCCCCTTCTGGAGTGCAGATGGCCCTTTCCTGCTTCGCTACCACGCGGTGCTCGC contains these protein-coding regions:
- the rpmF gene encoding 50S ribosomal protein L32, coding for MPNPKRRHSKARRDRRRTHDALEVMSASTCPNCQTPKLPHRVCPSCGFYRGKLAVRVAETA
- a CDS encoding YceD family protein, with translation MIDLYHLPPEGLRLNGTTAQLALEGDASLRDLSWAVFALASDGDVFLEVKGQALWQGTCSRCLAPLDRPLVVESQFLGSKDADLVGRGSHQLGSQDLDVVFLPEDNLDEAELVREQFELQAPMHPLCVEDCKGLCPSCGKNWNKGPCHCRPEADQAPSALNRALTKALAGIKLDPES
- a CDS encoding type II secretion system protein, translated to MTPHSNQATSQARRATRGFSLLELLVAMMIIAVLGTLGFSQYRKQGAQARYLKAQDELKIVAEGLDQYWLKHGTYPDFGSWDAMVDGNSVLVKESLIKMSMSSQDPFKQPYEGKSSRATYELKCLGDPDNQDDYGPITRTPGQGQVMGNGPSAGGAPKADLPAGDAGAKK
- a CDS encoding sigma-54-dependent transcriptional regulator is translated as MSLASTQRILLVEDEPGLREVLTLALEGAGFKCEAAAGIEEGQRALRETTFDGVLSDLKLKDGSGIELLTWMKEQGLETPVVIMTAYATTETTVQALNQGAVDFITKPFKHEELIASLKGLLAAAEPQAAPPSDLGELVGVGPIMRKINALIGKVSRADTTVLLTGESGTGKEVVARLIHRYSDRAKGPFVAVNCGALPEALLESELFGFEKGAFTGAGAMKRGLFEEAGGGILFLDEIGEMPSSLQVKLLRVLQERRFRRLGATEERAVDVRVIAATNRDLRTRAETGAFREDLYYRLNILQIELPPLRERPEDLPVLAEHFIRRSCQKLGKAPMQLHPETMSQLLCHRFPGNVRELENLMERCVALNPGGPITKDLLPDGLGLAGPAQGLSRLAPLVIPPEGFDLEAWIQALKGHFLRRALDEVGGVKTKAGKRLGMSFRAYRYWLAELGGLEALPMEFPWPADFPAPVVDEGGGTEGPKEA
- a CDS encoding glycosyltransferase family 4 protein, translating into MKHVVFAHRKLSFGGGERVLLEQVAALAPLPIKVSVLFRKEPGRRDIEPELRERNPNVVEVIHLPGALGAFRWLWRTRPDLLVVCNHKGVQRALPWLARLGLRIPTVLTLHEHYERHLRKYRGIRNLVDRWICTYDFTAAVREHLSAAPCSVIHPLYPRPEVEAATPEDRQAARRQLGLPGTGIVVGYVGQIDGRKDPAGVVTFAEALGDVHLLFAGREEADTAVSLDKRLSTSPLRDRTSRLGPQADLRPAFTALDLYVMTSRNEGFFPIALIEALERGVPVLAPTVGGIGSQLKDGDGGFLIKKTDDRRSVPTPLLEAAATRLAPLMAYAPGWEAQRAKAHAFGTALTRDYDATAKFREAVAEWL